Genomic segment of Salvia splendens isolate huo1 chromosome 12, SspV2, whole genome shotgun sequence:
atttttattatgtattttttattttttaggattttaattatgtattttttttaggatttaattatgtattttttattttttaggatttaattatgtaatttttatctttttaaaatttgtaatagtggttcgagtatttttaatgtatttttatattgtataaatgtttttagtaattgaagtatttaaataaaataatggaatggtgggactctTGAGCATGTCCtcgcggaagagcatggatgtggggtgttgtgctcttggggaagagcagagagtaaaaaattaataaaagtgggtccgggcccacatccatactctttggcaagagcatggatggggatgctctcATGCTTGTGTGTGTAGTAGAAAATATAGTAGGAGATGTTATAGGTGATCCTTAGCGTAGTTGCCAATAACTCAGTCATTCAATCATTAACTCATAAAGCTTACTTAAACCTTTAATGTTCTTGTCATCTCATCAAAAAAGTTTCATGACAAAGTGTAAAATTAATATTGCGGTGTTTTTCATTTGTGTAGTAATATGCTATCTCTAATAATAGTACtctcttcgtctttgaaaagtatgaattattttctttttgatttgtccctgaaaattatgaactttctaattttgaaaatttcttTCACTTCAATGAGATGAAACTCAttatccactaataatactttaaaaactttttctttatatttctcttacttttccaattatgtaaaactcgtgtcgaactaAACATTCATACTCTTtaaggacgaagggagtagtactCTCTAGAGCAAGTTATACTTTCCTAAAATTTCTTGAAATATGGACATGGAAGCCAAAATCACGAATTATGTGAAAACTAAAGGAATTTGTAATAGACcaaaaaaattagttaaataatAGTATGATAGTTGCCCAAAAAATTAAGGTGTCACGGCTTGTTTTAAATGAAATTCTCAATCTATCTAACTTTATCCCAGTGACCAAGATCGATATGGAAGTTATAACTTGTATTATAACTAGCTTATTGTTACGATCCCCCTATATCTTAGGATTCCCtaaatttagttatttttttattctccatatcttttgattcatagtatattttcatatcttgttttcttattccctaagttagtattctagtattataaatagggctaggttgttatctttttattcattgaatgaagaaataattttcccacattacttgtgcaatactccttatcaaaccttgaagactgccgacggaggaagttctccgcgccagccacgaattgagccgccgaccccaacgttcggggcgccggattggtgtgttgcgagtgtaatcgcaggatttcttcgttaagagaattgtgctcttaacaactggtgctttcatcggtTCTCACCCTCCGCATCCATTCACCCTAATTAGAGACTTTGAGATGTCAAATTTGGAAGACTCCTATACAACCAAGTTGTTTGATCGCATACATGCTGCGATTGACAAACTGGAGACCCGGTTGGACGCAGCCAATCGACACTTTGGCAAACTTCGTGCGCCTCCCCTGCCGGAGCCACCGCCTCATCAGACTCCAGACCCAATGTACTCGCAGCGAACCCGCCGCTATCCACCCCACAGTCAGTCGCGGCCTAGAACACCTCCATACACCTCTAGGCCGTCATCGTATTTCAGCCAGATACGTACGGCCCGCAGCCGTATTCGTGTTCAGACTGGGAACAACCTGGAGTGCTCAGCGACTACTACGAGCCGCCGCACGCACGCTCTATTTCCAGCTGGTATTCCGCCCGACAGAATGTCTACCGGCCTCCGCGCAACGCCTTCACCTCTTGGGATCAGTTCGCGGAGCAGGAACGGCCACTCCGACAGCCGCATTGCGCTCGCCAAAGCCCGAACTCGGGTTGGTCTTCGTCAGAATCGCACCAGCAGCCGTTTCTGCATGTGAAAAACCAGACTTGCTGGGATCTGCCCTCCCAAACGTCCGGTCGCCGTGTTGGAAAGATTCGCGCTCCCCCGTTGCCAGAACATCAGCCACAGCTGACTCCGTCAGATCGTCAGCTACAGCAGCCAAGTACAATATCGACTATTGAGCTTCCTCCCTACGCCGCACCGAGCCCTTGCCAGCCCTAGCTATCGATGTCCGTGAAAGCTCCATTATGCGCCTTTCCTCGTCAACCGCAAGCGGGTGTCTCAAGCTCAAGGAAAAAGGAGTGGAAAATTGATTCGCACGATGATGAAGAGAAGAGGGAAGAGAAGTTGATAGTACTTAGTAATGTGTGGAATCAAAAAGAGATAAGGAAAGAGAATTACTCTATTACCAAAAGAGAAGATGAGGTCAACAACACTTTTCTGAGGGTGATCGAGAAAGAGATGAAACCTGAAGCTCTTGATTCTAGTTTGGAGTCGAAAGAAAAGACTTTAAGTATGCATCCTGAAAAGCAGAGCAAAATCGAGAGGATGGAGAGTCTAAGCCTTGTTGAGGAGGACAAGGCTGCTTTTGAGATACAAAAGTACAACCTTGAAGAGGAAATGGAAGAGAAGAGAATGTTATTTGAGGATGAGATTAGAGTCAAGACTGTAAAATTGGTTACGAGAAGACCGCAATCAGCAACAcaaagaaaatattgaaaaagagaGGGCAGTCTTGTGCGTTTGATCCCGGAGGGACGCTTCGTGgtgtcgtggtttccaccttgaggacaatgtggattttaaccgtgggggagttgttacgatccccctatatcttaggattccccaaatatttagttatctttttattccccatatcttttgattcatagtatattttcatatcttgttttcttgttccctaagttagtattctagtattataaataaggctaggttgttatctttttattcattgaatgaagaaataatttgcccacattacttgtgcaatactccttatcaaaccttgaagactgccgacggaggaagttctccgcgccagccacgaattgagccgccgaccccaacgttcggggcgccggattggtgtgttgcgagtgtaatcgcaggatttcttcgttaagagaattGTGCTCTTAACACTTATGTATTCATATTTGAAGGATAAAATAAACTTagaaattatatactccctccgttctatagAAATATTCCATTTAGGATttacacgggttttaatgtataattgataaagtaagagagaaagagaaaaagtagttgaaaatATATAGTAGATGGTAGGGCCTATAActgataaagtaaaatagaaagagaaaaatgttaccataaatgaatatggactatttctatgagacgacgaaaaaggaaatatgacatttctatgGGAGGATGAAGTATTTACATGCAAATAATCCTTAAAATTTTACTTTCTGCTGTCCCATAATAAATGATATACTTTGGTAATGTTGGTAATGCACAGGATTTTAGGAAAAGACACTACTTTTGAGCATATATAGACACGGTTTATGATGTGAGCCTCGTTGGCTCGCCAAGACCTCGCGACACCTCTCCGAATAAACTAGCCTCTCGTCGACCATATTGTCACACCCAACCCATCTagcatatatatttataaaacaaatacAAATTACAGTAAAGAAATCACATAGTAATCATTGCACCATCCATATACTATAATTACAAAAACCGACCATTTATTAGCCTTATTTACAAATGGTATAAGTCCGCACACATAAATAAACATCAAATAGCATAAACAGATTGAGatccatatgcatatgcctctATGTTCAATATATTATTCTATGACAAATCAagtctggtatctgcccgggatttccaTTGTATACGACCCGAAGGTCCCTTTTAATTATTTGACATTTCCACGAAGGTCCCTCTTTGATTTGACATTTCCACGAAGGCCCCTCTTTGCATTTTGACCTTTCCACGAAATTTCCTCTTTGTTtttgacctttccacgaaggTCTCTCTTTGCATATTTTCTTTAACCTGTAGGTCCATTATCATTGTATATGACCCGTAGATCTATTGTCATTGtatatgacccgtaggtccattgccattgtatatCAGACTCAAGGCAAGATTGTCACGCATACTCTTTAATCCGATGATTCAAATATTCTAATACCATATGTCAAATATATCCATTGCACCACTTACATATTCATATATTCCATCAATAATTCAAATACTATAGATAAACATATTAACTGCACAAATAACATATCCACATCATATTACACCGATCATAAACCATATCCATTCACATATTcattgcaccaatcacatatccatatcacaTTCCACAAAATAATTCCAAATAAAACATAACTATATTAGGTTCACATCCCAATCCAAATATTCACTCCATTCTTACATATAGCAATTAACTGCGTAACAATAATATGagtaaaattaaaagtatgaTTTATACTCACGTGATAATAAATTAGACTTCTGATTTCATCTCCTGATTCACAAAACTCGATTCCTCCGAAAACCTCTTAATTTCTCTCGTTTTCTTTTTCATCTTTTACTAATGGATCATATTTTCCCAactgatattttgttttttgaatCCCTCTTAGTTTTCTTTGTGTCCCCCAAAAATTCCCTAACAACATATGTGTGTGCTACATATAGTCGACCTACGAGAGTCGGTTCCTAATTTGAATTCACATCTAACTAAGTGTCATTCTAATTCTCTTTCTATTCATTTACGTGTACATCATCTAAACTAGGATTAAATCTGAGTCATCAAAGTAAATATTAGAATATTAATCAAATAAGATATTAAGTCATTCGAATATATAATATAAGTGCTGCCAAAAATagtgtatttttattatattaaaatcaaCACGCATTCACTTGTATAAATATAGCCTACTACTACAATTTAGCTATTCTTATTCCACACGTACATATGATATAAACATGTACTATATTTTTCTACTATGTATCTTTATTCTAAAgttcatatatacatatattttgtaCTCCCTACTTTACAAATACTAATCCTACATGTGTACAATATATGCATTTTAACTCTATAAAAAGTATAATATCACTTgcaataatgataataatactCGAAAGACAATAAAAGTTACATAATTATACAAATTGATGTATGATTTGGGTTAGACAAGTCACACATAAAGCCCGCGATATCGGTCGCAAAAGGGCTCCGACATGGCACCCCGCGACTTGTAACATCTATAACACGAACATACTTTGGAATACAGATGAAATTGCAAGAACTCGTTGTTGCCATGACATTCCTAcaacattacaatttacaatacggATGGATATAGATTAGACGTGAAATATGGGGTGAATATGAAATGAATGATGCCACGATTGAGGGCGGAAGCTCAATCGATACATCAATAAACTATTTGAAAACGAACACTTTGCTACAAGGATTCGAATAGGAAAATCAAGAGTAAAAAAACTCAAGAAACAAACTCAATCTTTATTAATCACAACTCTTCCCCCCTACTCTCGTACACTACATGCCTTTTATAGGCAAATAATAGAGTAAAATCTTAACATATCCTACTAATGAGATAGctactaataaataaataatctaaGATAACTCCTAATTCTAATATGTAAATAAGCCGAAAACTAATATATCCACTAAGGTGATCTATCTCCAAcataaattaatgaataaaatattcACAAGACATCTAATAAATCTCCTTATAACTAACGTAAATCATAGGAGATACACTTTAACTAACCTATAGTTGAGATAGAATTaaatcttaattaatttaactagaCTTATCTACTCCTAAATAATAGTAATCCCCAACTTCTTCATCTCGTTTCATCCAACTCAAGACTTCGGGCCAAGCTAAGTTTCTTCCTCTCGTGCGTAGCTTCGGGATCGAAACAAGCATCACATCAGTTTACAGGCAAATGAGTTGTATATTTACggttgaaataaaaaatattaaaaaaatgaaaaatttaggACGGCTTGGCGGTTGGCGCGCAATAGACGCCTTCTCACCGCCATCCCGCTCTCGGCCATGCCCTTCACCTCGGTGGTCTCAATCTCCTCGAGACAGCTCAGCGGCTGCAATAGGAGCCTTCCCGACCGCCACCCCGCATGGCAGTGGAAAGGCCCCTAAGAAAATGACACTGCTTTGAgcaaatattttcaaattacaccaaatattttaaaaacaaataaatcaaccACCAGCACGACGATCTTTGATCAAAACCTGACGAAAATAATAAACAGCCTTATTTGTATTTCAGTTTCAATGTTCAACATAAACACATCAAACATTAATACATTTAGTTATTAATAAAAGAAGCCACTTTTTTAATCATATCAATTCCAGCCTCATTATCCGAAACAATCACACTGAAAACATGGTCTTCACCCGCAACCTCAACGCACTCGATTTCTCCCTTCCACCCACAATTGCTCACCACCTCCTTGTAATACCACCCTCTATCCTTAAGAAAATCTTTCTCCGCAACGTAAACCAGCACTTTCCCACAACCCAACCCCGATATCTTCGGATCCTTACCCGGATTCACCCATCCTGCGTCGCTGTTCCTAAAGCTTGGGCAAGCAAATCGCCACAGTTTCTCACTCAATTCCTTTCCAGCCTTGAACACCTCCGTCGTTTCGCTCCCAATCGGATCCACGCCCCCGAAGAAGGGGCAATTGAGGAAAATCCCTCTCAAATTGAACCCGTCCGGCTTCTCCGACCCGACCCGCATCGCCACGTTGTGGGCGATATTGGCCCCCGCGCTGTCTCCGCCTAAATAGACACGGCTCAGATCCGCGAATTCGTTGATCCACTCGTCCTTTCCCTCGGCGCTCCATTTGAGAGCGCGCCATGAATCCTCAAACGCGATCGGGAGTGGGAATTCGGGGGCTAATCGGTAATTAACCGAGACGGCGACGACGTTTGCTAGCGCGGCTAAGTGGTTGAGGTGCTTGTGGTACTGAGCGGAGAAGGCGGATTCGATGACGAAGCCGCCACCGTGGTAGTAGACGAGGAGAGGGAGCTTTTTGGTGGGGTCGGCGTTGGGCGGGAGGTAAATCCGGGCGGAGAGGTTGATTTCCGGCGCGATTTCGACGTCTTTGGATTGGACTCCAGTGGCTGGATCTAGAGATGGAGGGACGACATCTACGCCCATAAGCCTCTCGAGTCTGCCATTTTTGTAGACTCTTAGCATAGGGAAGAAATCGTGGAGGATTTCGTCGGCCATGGATGAGTGATGAGGGAGAAACGATaggtttatgtattttattttatggcgATAACGCTTTGGAATATTGTTTTTATATACACTTTTTTCATGCTTTACCAAACTGTTTCTACATGTTATTTATTTTCACTTTACCAAATAAATGACGAAAGATTTTATGATCGATTTGAAAATAACCTCATATTTGTGCACTATGACGTAAATATATGTATCAACTTAATTATGTGCATTTGGAAAAACAATACATTTAATTTAGATACACGTAATTtgattgtttgtttgtttggaaatttctcttttcatcattattttctTCGTGGGGGACCCAAAGTCGATATCTTCATTGCTTTGAAAATGACCACATATAAATTTGTGCACACAAACCCGTATTTTAATAGATAAGGCATTcctcaatttttttgtatttcatACTTTTCCTCGTTTGAATGCAATCGCTACGTATAATATATTCAAAGGCTGAAATAATAAAGAACTTATTCCCATCTCAACTTCTCTCGATAATTAGCTCCTAAACAatttaattataacaaaaaaatcatgaGATGTCCATCATTTACAGATAAAATTGTGAACAAGTTTAAAGTAATAAAAGTTTCGTGGAAAGCAATATGGGACGTGGTTTGTAACGACGTCGTCGACTAATTAAAAACTACTTATGCtagtacaataataaaaaaaaagtgattatAACAGCACAAAACTCCAATCATAAAAGTACACATTCCACCATATATATAATAGTAGTGTATAATTTTATATGGTTAAGAAATCTTTGTAGTATCCCATGTTCACGTTAGTATATTCCATTAATTCTGTCTGTTTGTAACTCTAAAAAAAAGTAGCACTGTAGCacagagaaagaagaaaagaaattacaacattttattatgattatttcCTATATCCTCTACAATGTTTAAAATTTGGATTGGACCGGTTAGTTCGACCAGCTCAATCATGAACCGATGCCTTATCCACTTTGATTTAAACCCGCTAGACAATCGGTCATTTTGAACTGGTGGAATCGGTCGATCAAGCTAGAAATCATGAACAGTGTTATGTGAGTCGAATGGAATTAGCTCAATTCCACTTTATTCTTCTTATTCTTCCATCTCATTTCTTTCATCTGGTTGAAGAAAACCTTCTGACATCCACTGTTCAATTACTTTCTGCTTCATAATCCCGCGACCTTTAGGGAAAACTGAGCAGTACGCAAAGCACTTCTTGAGAGATGATGAAGGCAAATAATCAAAGCTCAAtttcagtattttttttattctttcagCACCTTCAGCGTCTGAGAGACAATTTACACTGATTAAGCGCCACTCTTCTTCGGACTTATACCGTCGAAGCACACCGCCAACTACATTGGCAGCTAAGGGCAAACCTTGACATGCTTCTGCAATCTtttttgtgccacctcaaccccccaccaactcgttgtggaccctattgactcaactcaatatggccgagaCGTCTCACATgtctcccgagcaacttgaAGAGCATCGTGCAATGATACGAGGTCTCTGAcaaacattggggatagggcAGGAGAACTAGTCTTCCTTTCAATAATTATTCTGGGAATCGCCCACGTCCTAACCTTTCCTATGCTAACAACAATATCATTCAACCTCCTACATGATTTAATTTAAGCAGATGATGAGCCATTGAACCGCCTAAAATTGAAGACAAATATGAGGCGTGCATCCAAAAGATTTTGAACATATTGGGAGAAGAAAGGAAGAATAACAACACTAAAATTGGAATTGTTGAACAAAGACACCAAGCTTGAAGAGGGCATGAAGCCATGAACTACATTTCCTCCACCGTCCAAATAATTCAAACACAAATGTCCCAAGTGAAAAAGAAGGCTGAGGAGGAGGAAGCTCAGGCTGCATCGAGAGTCGCGGATTTTTGTTCATGGGAAATAGGATGAAAGCACTGGCATTGGGACCCACAGACTGATATTGGATACAAGATGTCATGTAGATCATAAAGATTGTCTCTATGTACCTGAATGTGCTAGAAATCTTGTTTCTGTAAGTAGATTGGATAATTTAGGTTTTAAAGTTAAGAATTGTAAATGGTGTATTCTCTTTGTATCGAAACAATTACTTTTATGGTTGTGGTACTTTGTTTGGTTCACTTTATAGATTCAATCTTGATGTAAAATTTTGTGAATCCTTATTTAATATTGAAAGTCGAGACATTAAGCGTAATGCGTCAAGTGAAAGTTCGCTTTCTTGTGGCATCAAAGATTAGGTCATATTACCAACGGGTTGTAGCCCAGTTGGCAGCGCGGAGCTGTGGTGACCTTGAGGTCATGGGTTCAAACCCCACCGCCCGCTGTGAGACTTTTGGCCTTAATCCGCAAGCCC
This window contains:
- the LOC121759470 gene encoding probable carboxylesterase 2; protein product: MADEILHDFFPMLRVYKNGRLERLMGVDVVPPSLDPATGVQSKDVEIAPEINLSARIYLPPNADPTKKLPLLVYYHGGGFVIESAFSAQYHKHLNHLAALANVVAVSVNYRLAPEFPLPIAFEDSWRALKWSAEGKDEWINEFADLSRVYLGGDSAGANIAHNVAMRVGSEKPDGFNLRGIFLNCPFFGGVDPIGSETTEVFKAGKELSEKLWRFACPSFRNSDAGWVNPGKDPKISGLGCGKVLVYVAEKDFLKDRGWYYKEVVSNCGWKGEIECVEVAGEDHVFSVIVSDNEAGIDMIKKVASFINN